The Amycolatopsis viridis genome window below encodes:
- a CDS encoding peptidase C39 family protein: protein MTRALLAVLAAAMMATVSVQPAAASGRAGDEAIDYHEWTRPGPFEPAGVQSYQGRDYERSQWTSPFHAPGFDATELIASWNAHTPPGTWIEVETQGRTTAGAETAWYVMGRWAAGDSDIRRTSVDGQDDAHAQVSVDTLVMKPGELLRAYRLRVSLYHAPGTRAMPAISAVGAMTSNVPDRFEVPTSPPGRASGIELAVPAYAQNIHKGQFPEYGGGGENWCSPTSTEMVVEYWGRRPRPEDMTWIPAEYADRTVDYAARQTYDLAYAGTGNWPFNTAYAATFGLRGHVTRLHSLTELEDYIARGIPVITSQSFRADELDGAGYGTAGHIMVVVGFTEDGDVIANDPAANSNANVRTVYPRAQFENIWQRTKRHTADGSVAGGPGGIVYLITP, encoded by the coding sequence ATGACCCGCGCTCTGCTCGCCGTGCTCGCCGCCGCGATGATGGCGACGGTGTCCGTGCAACCCGCCGCCGCTTCCGGCCGCGCCGGCGACGAGGCGATCGACTACCACGAATGGACCCGCCCCGGCCCGTTCGAACCCGCCGGGGTGCAGTCCTACCAGGGACGCGACTACGAGCGGTCGCAGTGGACCTCGCCGTTCCACGCGCCCGGCTTCGACGCCACCGAACTGATCGCGTCCTGGAACGCGCACACCCCGCCGGGCACCTGGATCGAGGTGGAGACCCAGGGCCGGACCACAGCGGGCGCCGAAACCGCGTGGTACGTGATGGGCCGGTGGGCCGCCGGTGACAGCGACATCCGGCGCACCAGCGTCGACGGTCAGGACGACGCGCACGCGCAGGTCTCGGTGGACACGCTGGTGATGAAGCCCGGCGAGCTGCTGCGCGCGTACCGGCTGCGGGTCTCGCTCTACCACGCGCCGGGCACCCGGGCGATGCCGGCGATCAGCGCGGTGGGCGCGATGACGTCGAACGTGCCGGACCGCTTCGAGGTGCCGACCTCGCCGCCCGGCCGGGCCTCCGGCATCGAACTCGCGGTCCCCGCCTACGCTCAGAACATCCACAAAGGACAGTTTCCGGAGTACGGCGGCGGCGGGGAGAACTGGTGCAGCCCGACGTCCACCGAAATGGTGGTCGAGTACTGGGGTCGCCGCCCGCGACCGGAGGACATGACCTGGATCCCCGCGGAGTACGCCGACCGCACCGTCGACTACGCGGCCCGCCAGACCTACGACCTCGCCTACGCGGGCACCGGGAACTGGCCGTTCAACACCGCCTACGCGGCGACCTTCGGCCTGCGCGGGCACGTCACGCGCCTGCACTCGCTGACCGAGCTGGAGGACTACATCGCCCGCGGGATCCCGGTCATCACGTCACAGTCGTTCCGCGCCGACGAGCTGGACGGCGCGGGTTACGGCACGGCCGGCCACATCATGGTCGTCGTCGGGTTCACCGAGGACGGTGACGTCATCGCCAACGACCCGGCCGCGAACAGCAACGCGAACGTGCGGACGGTCTACCCGCGTGCCCAATTCGAAAACATCTGGCAGCGCACCAAACGGCACACCGCGGACGGCTCGGTGGCCGGCGGACCCGGCGGGATCGTCTACCTCATCACGCCGTGA